The Microterricola viridarii nucleotide sequence CCCGCAGCGCTCGTACCCGATGATCCACGTCACCGGGACCAACGGCAAGACCAGCACCAGCCGGATGATCGAGAGCCTGCTGCGCGCCCACGGGCTGCGCACCGGCCTGCTCACCAGCCCGCACCTGGTCAGCTTCAACGAGCGCATCGTCATCGACGGCGAGCCGATCAGCAACGAGGCGCTCGCCCACAACTGGGCCGACATCGCCCCCTACATCGCCATGGTCGACACCGAGCTGATCGCGGCCGACGAGCTGCCGCTGACGTTCTTCGAGGCGCTGACGGTGCTGGCCTTCGCCAGCTTCGCCGACGCGCCCATCGACGTCGCCGTCGTCGAGGTCGGCATGGGCGGCGAGTGGGACTCCACCAACGTCGCCGACGGCCAGGTCGCCGTGTTCGCCCCGATCGCGCTGGACCACCTCGGCAAGCTGGGCGACACGATCGGAGAGATTGCGCGCACCAAGTCCGGCATCATCAAGCCCGCCGCGGCCGTCGTGTCCGCGACGCAGGCGCCGGAGGCCGAGGCCGAGCTGGCCCGCGCCGCCGAGCTCACCGAGTCGACGTTGGCCGTGCAGGGCGCGGCGCCCGGCTTCGAGCTGCTGAGCAGCACCGTCGCCGTCGGCGGCCAGCTCATCACGGTGCGCGGCCTCGCCGGCACCTACAGCGAGCACTTCCTGCCGCTCTACGGCAGCCACCAGGCGCAGAACGCCGCGCTGGCCATCGCGGCCGTCGAGTCCTTCCTCGGCGGCGGCACCCAGGCCATCGCCGAGGACATCCTCACGGAGGCGCTCGGGGAGTCACCTCGCCCGGCCGCCTGCAGCTGGTCGGCATCGAGCCCACCGTCATCGTGGATGCCGCCCACAACCCGCACGGCGCGTCCTCCCTGGTCGCGGCGCTCGGCGCCTACTTCGACTTCGACGAGATCGCGGTCGTGCTCGGCGTGCTCTCCGACAAGGACGCCCGCGGCATCATCCAGGCGCTCACCCCCGTCGCGACCCGCTTCCACGTGACGCAGTCCGGCTCGGAGCGGGCGATCGACGCCTACGAGCTCGGCGAGCTCGTCGCCGACGCGGTCGGCGAGGAGGCCGTGTTCGTCTCCAACGACCCCGCCGAGGCGCTGCAGAGCGCCCGTGAGTGGGCCGACGCGGCCCCCGCCGGGCCGTCGTCGTGACCGGTTCGATCACCCTCGTCGCCGAGGCGATCGTGATCGCCGACGCCGAGAACTGGATGCAGTCGTGACCGCCGCCCCCGCGCCCCGGCAGAGCTCGGTGCAGCGCTCGCTCGCCTCGATCGTGCTCGGCTTCGAGCTCGTCGTGATCTTCCTGGCGACCCTCGTCATCGCCTTCGGCCCCGGCGCCGTGCTGCCGCCCTGGGTGATGCTCACGGTCGGCGGCATCGTCTGCCTCCTGGCCATCGCCACGATGGGACTGCTGCGCCACCGCTGGGCCTACGCCCTCGGCTGGGGCGTGCAGGCGGTCGTCGTGCTGAGCGGCTTCTTCAACCCGGCCATGTTCTTCATCGGCGCGCTGTTCGTCGCGATGTGGGCGTACTGCATGATCACCGGCGCGCGCCTGGACCGCCAGAAAACACTTTCTTAAGCCGACAACCCACGGCCAACCTCTAAGGAGAAAACACTATGAGCACCGCAATCGAAGAGACGCTGGTCCTGGTCAAGCCCGACGGCGTCGCCCGCAGCCTGACCGGTGAGATCCTGCGCCGCATCGAGGCCAAGGGCTACTCGCTGGTCGACATCCGCCTGGTGCAGGCCGAGCGCTCCCTGCTCGCCGAGCACTACGCCGAGCACGAGGGCAAGCCCTTCTACGAGCCGCTGGTCGAGTTCATGGAGTCCGGCCCCATCGTCGCCATCCGCGTCGCGGGCAACCGCGTCATCGAGGGCTTCCGCGTGCTGGCCGGCACGACCGACCCCACCACGGCGGCCCCCGGCACCATCCGCGGCGACTTCGGCCGCGACTGGGGCCTGCGCGTGCAGCAGAACCTCGTGCACGGCTCCGACTCGCCCGAGTCGGCCGAGCGCGAGCTGAAGCTCTGGTTCAGCTAGCAGCACCAGCACCACAACGAATGCCGCCCGGCTCCAGCCGGGCGGCATTCGTCATCTCCGCGTTCAGGGGTCTGGCGGCGGATGACGCTAGAAGACGTGGCTGATCACGTCCAGGCGCAGCTGGGCGATGACGGCGACGACCAGGTAGCTGAGCAGCGTGATCAACGGGATCCAGCCGTACGCGGCATCCGAGAGGCGGCGGACGGCGGCGCCGAGCGGGAGGCGCCCGGTGCGCAGGTTCTCCAGGGTGACCATCCAGAACAGGGGGATGACGACGGCCCAGGTGACCATGCACCACGGGCACAGCGTCGCCAGGGCGAAGATGCTCGTGCCGATCAGCCAGACCACGAAGGCGAGGGCGAGCACGACGCCGGCGTTGTAGCCGAGCCAGAACCAGCGCGGGAAGCGCACGCCGCCGAGCAACGCCACCCCGATCGTGATCACGACGGGCCAGGCCATCAACCCGATCACCGGGTTGGGGAAGCCGAAGATCGCGCCCTGCGGCGAGTTCAGGTTCGCCCCGCACTGCACCAGGAGGCTGAAATCGCAGCTCGGAACGGAGCCGGGAACCTGCAGCAGGTGGAACTTCTCCAGCGTCAGTGCGAACGCCGCGAGCAGGCCGATCGCACCCAGAATGACGGTCAGCACGCCGTGCGGAATGGACGAACGCGTAGATGCAGTTTCGGGCATAGACGGATTATCCCACGCGTTGCGCGCGTGAAAACGCGATAGCGTGCGATAATTGACGCAGTCGTTTGAGCCCTGCTCGAACAGGCGACAAGAAGGCTTACCGGGTGCCCAGCACCCACAGATGCATCAGAAGTATTCGCACAGAGGATTCGGTCCGCGCACCGAGAGAAGTAGCAATCAGAGCCACGAGCCGGTTGCACACAACTAGATTTGCGGGGGTTCGCTCAACGGAGCCCCGCTCGAGAGAGTACCCGGAGCGGGTGGCGCGGTTGCCCGCACCGGTCAAGGAGTTATCCCGGTAATGGTGGACAAGACCAACAATGAGACAGGCAGCAACGACGCGGCATCAGATTCGACGAAGAGTCAGGTGAAGAAGCGCCCCCGCATCTTCGGAGCGCGCAAGAAGCGCGCGGACGAGGCCCCGGCTGTAGAGAGCACCGTAGAGAGCGCCGCGGTCGCAGCGCCGATCATCGCCGAGCCCGCCGCCCCGGCCGTCGCCGAGGTGCAGGCTGAGGCGCAGGCGGAGGCAGAGGCCGTCGCCCCGGAGGCGGAGCAGGCCGAGGCCGCCCCCGCCGCGGATGCGGCAGCGGCAGAGGCGCCCGCTGCGCCGGTCATCCCGACCCAGCTCAGCACCACCTCGCTGATCTTCCATGCGCCCGTCATCGCGCCGCTGCCGGCCCGCTCGGGCTCCGAGCGCGGTTACGAGCGCGGCTACGAGCACGACTACGACCGCGACGCCGACGACGCCTCCACGGTGCGCCGCCGCGCCCGCCGCCGTTCCGGCGAGGAGGGCCGCTCCGGCTCCGACGACCCGGCGAACACGGTCGTCAAGGTACGCACGCCGCGCGAGCCAGAGCTCATCACTGAGCCGCAGCGGATCAAGGGCTCCACCCGCCTCGAGGCCAAGAAGCAGCGCCGCCGCGACGGCCGCGACGCCGGCCGCCGCCGCACCGTCATCACCGAGGCCGAGTTCCTCGCCCGCCGCGAGTCCGTCGACCGCAGCATGGTGGTGCGCGCCAAGAACAACAAGATCCAGATCGGCGTCCTCGAGGACGGCGTGCTGGTCGAGCACTACGTGGCCAAGAACCAGGAGGCGAGCCTGATCGGCAACGTCTACCTCGGCCGCGTGCAGAACGTGCTGCCCAGCATGGAGGCCGCCTTCATCGACATCGGCCGCGGCCGCAACGCCGTGCTGTACTCCGGCGAGGTCGACTGGGACGCCGCCGCGGCGGAGAACCCCGGCGCCAACCAGCCGCGCCGCATCGAGCTGGCGCTGAAGCCCGGCGACAAGGTGCTCGTCCAGGTCACCAAGGACCCGGTCGGCCACAAGGGCGCCCGCCTGACCAGCCAGGTGTCGCTGCCCGGCCGCTACCTCGTGTACGTGCCGAACGGCTCGATGAACGGCATCAGCCGCAAGCTCCCGGACACCGAGCGCTCGCGCCTGAAGAAGATCCTCAAGGAGGTCCTCCCCGACAACGTCGGCGTCATCGTGCGCACGGCGGCCGAGGGCGCGACGGAGGAGCAGCTCACCCTCGACGTGCAGCGCCTGATCAGCCAGTGGGCCAGCATCAGCTCGCAGCTGCAGACCGTGCAGGCCCCCGCGCTGCTGCACTCCGAGCCCGACCTGCTCATCAAGATCGTCCGCGACGTCTTCAACGAGGACTTCCAGAAGATGATCATCTCCGGCGATGACGCCCAGGAGGTCATCGAGAGCTACCTGCGCGGCGTCGCCCCCGACCTGCTCGAGCGCGTCGAGCGCTACGAGGGCGAGAAGGACGCGTTCGACGAGTTCCGCATCTCGGAGCAGATCGAGAAGGCCCTGGACCGCAAGGTCTGGCTGCCCTCCGGCGGTTCGCTCGTGATCGACCGCACCGAGGCGATGACCGTCGTCGACGTCAACACCGGCAAGTTCGTCGGCTCCGGCGGCAACCTCGAGGAGACCGTCACCAAGAACAACCTCGAGGCCGCGGAGGAGATCGTCCGCCAGCTGCGCCTGCGCGACATCGGCGGCATCATCGTCGTCGACTTCATCGACATGGTGCTCGAGTCCAACCGCGACCTCGTCTCGCGCCGACTGATCGAGTGCCTGAGCCGGGACCGCACCAAGCACCAGGTGGCCGAGGTCACCTCGCTCGGTCTCGTGCAGATGACGCGCAAGAAGCTCGGCCTCGGCCTGCTGGAATCGTTCAGCGAGAACTGCGAGGTCTGCGCCGGCCGCGGGATCATCGTGCACCACGACCCCGTGGTCAAGCACCGTCAGACGCCGCAGCAGGCCCCGCAGCAGGAGCGTCGCCGCTCCAAGGGTGCACAGCAGCAGCAGCAGCCCGCCCCCGCCGCCGAGAAGGTGAACGGCACCCACGGGATCACCGCGGACGCCAAGAACGCCCTCGCCCAGATCGCCGCCAGCACGCTGGCGCACCCGGCCGAGGCCGCGAAGGCCGACGAGCCCGCCGCGCAGAACGCCGCGCAGAACGCCGCGCAGAACGCCCAGCAGGGCGGCCAGCAGAACGGCCAGCAGAACGGTTCGGGCGAGCCGCGCAGCCCGCGCTCCCGCAACCGGAAGAGCCGCAGCGGCCGCAGCCAGCAGCCCGCAGAGCAGGCTGTCGCAGTAGAGCGTGCCGCCACGGCCGAGGTGCAGAGCGAGCCGAAGGCCGAGGCGCCGGCAGTGACCGTGCCCGAGCCGATCGCGATCCTCGACATCCCCGTCGCCGCCGCCCCGCGCCAGGCGCGCACCGTCACCAGCAAGGCGGCCGAGGAACTCCTCGGCTCCGTGCTCGAGGCGCTGCCTGAGCCCAAGCAGCCCGGCCAGGGCCGCAGCCGCAGCCGCCGCGTGTCCACGGCCGCGCTGTCGACCACGCCGGTCGTGCCGATCGTCACGGGAACCCCGACGGGCGCGTCGGAGCAGTAGCCCGCGCGAGAACGCCACACGAGAGCGCCGCAGCCCTAGAGGCCGCGGCGCTCTCGTGCGCTCACCCGCAGGCCGCTCGCGCGCAGCCGGGTGA carries:
- a CDS encoding DUF4233 domain-containing protein — its product is MTAAPAPRQSSVQRSLASIVLGFELVVIFLATLVIAFGPGAVLPPWVMLTVGGIVCLLAIATMGLLRHRWAYALGWGVQAVVVLSGFFNPAMFFIGALFVAMWAYCMITGARLDRQKTLS
- the ndk gene encoding nucleoside-diphosphate kinase — encoded protein: MSTAIEETLVLVKPDGVARSLTGEILRRIEAKGYSLVDIRLVQAERSLLAEHYAEHEGKPFYEPLVEFMESGPIVAIRVAGNRVIEGFRVLAGTTDPTTAAPGTIRGDFGRDWGLRVQQNLVHGSDSPESAERELKLWFS
- a CDS encoding vitamin K epoxide reductase family protein, producing MPETASTRSSIPHGVLTVILGAIGLLAAFALTLEKFHLLQVPGSVPSCDFSLLVQCGANLNSPQGAIFGFPNPVIGLMAWPVVITIGVALLGGVRFPRWFWLGYNAGVVLALAFVVWLIGTSIFALATLCPWCMVTWAVVIPLFWMVTLENLRTGRLPLGAAVRRLSDAAYGWIPLITLLSYLVVAVIAQLRLDVISHVF
- a CDS encoding Rne/Rng family ribonuclease, producing the protein MVDKTNNETGSNDAASDSTKSQVKKRPRIFGARKKRADEAPAVESTVESAAVAAPIIAEPAAPAVAEVQAEAQAEAEAVAPEAEQAEAAPAADAAAAEAPAAPVIPTQLSTTSLIFHAPVIAPLPARSGSERGYERGYEHDYDRDADDASTVRRRARRRSGEEGRSGSDDPANTVVKVRTPREPELITEPQRIKGSTRLEAKKQRRRDGRDAGRRRTVITEAEFLARRESVDRSMVVRAKNNKIQIGVLEDGVLVEHYVAKNQEASLIGNVYLGRVQNVLPSMEAAFIDIGRGRNAVLYSGEVDWDAAAAENPGANQPRRIELALKPGDKVLVQVTKDPVGHKGARLTSQVSLPGRYLVYVPNGSMNGISRKLPDTERSRLKKILKEVLPDNVGVIVRTAAEGATEEQLTLDVQRLISQWASISSQLQTVQAPALLHSEPDLLIKIVRDVFNEDFQKMIISGDDAQEVIESYLRGVAPDLLERVERYEGEKDAFDEFRISEQIEKALDRKVWLPSGGSLVIDRTEAMTVVDVNTGKFVGSGGNLEETVTKNNLEAAEEIVRQLRLRDIGGIIVVDFIDMVLESNRDLVSRRLIECLSRDRTKHQVAEVTSLGLVQMTRKKLGLGLLESFSENCEVCAGRGIIVHHDPVVKHRQTPQQAPQQERRRSKGAQQQQQPAPAAEKVNGTHGITADAKNALAQIAASTLAHPAEAAKADEPAAQNAAQNAAQNAQQGGQQNGQQNGSGEPRSPRSRNRKSRSGRSQQPAEQAVAVERAATAEVQSEPKAEAPAVTVPEPIAILDIPVAAAPRQARTVTSKAAEELLGSVLEALPEPKQPGQGRSRSRRVSTAALSTTPVVPIVTGTPTGASEQ